One Acidobacteriota bacterium genomic window, CCACGACCTGACCGTCGAACAGGTGGCGGCCATTCTGGACACGGCCCTCAAGGTGAAAGCGAACCCCGAGGATTTCGAGGACTTTCTGGCGGGGTGCACGATGGCCATGATCTTCGAGAAGCCCTCCCTGAGGACCCGCGTGAGTTTCGAAACGGGCATGACCCAGCTCGGGGGCCACGCCATCTACCTCGGCCCGAACGACATCTCCCTCGGCAAGCGGGAGAGCGTGCCGGACATCGCCCGGACCCTCGACCGGATGGTGGACCTCATCATGGCCCGCACATTCGCCCACGAGAGCATCACGACCCTCGCGGAATACGCCGAAGTGCCCGTGATCAACGGTCTGAGCGACTACAGCCACCCTTGTCAGGTCCTCGCCGACTTCCAGACCATCCTGGAAAAGAAGGGCGACCTCAAGGGGCTGACCCTGGCGTACGTGGGTGACGGAAACAACATGGCCCATTCGCTGATGTTCATCGGGGCGAAAACCGGCGTGAACGTCCGCATCGTGTGCCCGAAGGGCTACGAACCCAAGACCGCGGCCGTGGCGTTGGCCGTGGAGGACGCCAAGGAGACCGGCGCCGTCATCGAAGTCACGAACGACCTCGACGGGGGAGTTCGCGGGGCGGACGTCGTCTACACCGACGTGTGGGCCTCCATGGGAATGGAAGCCGAGGCCGAGGCCCGGAAAGCGATCTTCGCGCCGTACCAGGTGAATGCCGCCCTCATGGCCAAGGCCAAGGAAGACGCCATCTTCATGCACTGCCTCCCCGCCCACAGGGGAGAAGAGGTCACCGAAGAGGTCCTGGAAAGCTGGCAGTCCGTGGTCTTCGACGAGGCGGAGAACCGTCTCCACGCGCAGAAGGCGGTCATCCTCCGCCTCATGGTGGCCGAAGGCGAACTCGACTGAGGCCGAGCCCTGGGTTCATCTGCATGGGGGCGGCCGAAGGGCCGCCCCTTCTCGCGTTCCGAGAGATGGCACGACTCTTGTAAGAATCGGGGCGTGGGTCGGTTGAATCCAGGGTCCCGTTGGCCCAGAATGAGGGCGCCCGAAGGGAGGCAGTGATGGAGATCTCCAAGGAACGGAAAAAAGCGATCGAGGCGGCGGTCCAGCAGATCGAAAGACAGTTCGGGAAAGGCTCCATCATGAGCCTGGGGGAGCGGGGGGCCAAGGTCAAGGTGCCCGTTGTGCCCACGGGGAGCCTGAGCCTGGATCTGGCCCTGGGCATCGGGGGCCTGCCCCGGGGGAGGGTCATCGAAATCTACGGCCCCGAATCCTCCGGCAAGACCACCCTGGCCTTGCAGGTCGTGGCGGAGGTCCACCGGCAGGGCGGCATGGCCGCGTTCGTGGACGCGGAACACGCGCTGGACCCTGAATACGCGGCCCGGATCGGCGTGAACGTGGACAACCTCCTCATCAGCCAGCCGGACACCGGCGAACAGGCCCTTGAAATCGCGGAGGCCCTGGTCCGCTCCGGGGCCATCGATGTCATTGTCGTGGACTCGGTGGCGGCCCTCGTTCCCAAGGCCGAACTCGAGGGCGAAATGGGCGACTCCCACGTGGGGCTTCAGGCCCGGCTCATGTCCCAGGCCCTTCGGAAACTCACGGGCATCGTGAGCAAGTCCAACACCATGATCATCTTCATCAATCAGCTGAGGGAGAAGATCGGCGTCATGTTCGGCAATCCCGAGACCACCACCGGAGGCCGAGCCCTGAAGTTCTACGCCTCCGTACGCCTGGACATCCGGCGGATCGCGAACCTTCAGGCCGCCAGCGGGGAGGCCATCGGCGGCCGCGTCCGCGTCAAGGTGGCCAAGAACAAGCTGGCCGCTCCCTTCAAGCAGGCCGAATTCGACATCCTGTACGGGGTCGGCATTTCCAAGGCTGGAGACCTCCTCGATCTTGGCGTGGAGCACCGGGTCGTGGAGAAGTCGGGCACCTGGTACGGCTACGGTGAAGTGCGGCTGGGCCAGGGAAAGGAAAACGCCCGCCAGTACCTGGTGGACAACCCCAAGCTCATGGACGAAATCGAAGCCAAGATCCGGGCCAAGGTCGGCGTCGCGGTCGAGCCTTCCGGGTCCGGGCCCCAAAAGTCCGAATAGCCTTGCCGGACCGCGTGCCGGGGTGGGAAGGCCCAGGGGCCTTTTCCGGCCCCGGCGCCGGACCGGTTGACCGTCTGGAGCGTGAGCATGGAACACGCTAGGAGCAAGGAACTCATGGGCCGCGCCGTGCGGAGGATTCCGGGCGGGGTGAACTCGCCGGTCCGCGCGTTCCGGTCGGTGGGCGGGGATCCCCCCTTCATTCGAAGGGCCCGCGGAGCCTACCTGTGGGACGAGGACGGCAACCGATTCATCGACTATGTCGGATCGTGGGGCCCCATGATCCTGGGCCACGATCATCCCCAGATCCGGGAGGCTCTCGAGAAGGCGCTTTCCGACGGCACCTCCTTCGGCGCCCCCACCCGGCTCGAGGTGGAGATGGCGGAGTTCCTCTGCGACCGCCTCCCCCACCTGGAAATGGTCCGCATGGTGAATTCCGGGACCGAGGCCACCATGTCCGCCATCCGCCTCGCCCGGGGGGCCACGGGCCGCGACAAGATCGTGAAGGTGGCCTGCTGCTACCACGGCCACGGAGACTCCCTCCTGGTGGAAGCCGGGAGCGGCGCCCTCACCTTCGGCACGCCGAGCAGTCCTGGCGTTCCCAAAGGGCTCGCCGCGGACACCCTGGTCATCCCCTTCAACGACGTGGGCGCCCTGGAGCGGGTGCTCGAGGCCCATCCAGAGGAGGTGGCGTGCTTCATCGTGGAACCCCTGCCCGGCAACGTGGGCACGCTCCTGCCCCGCGCCGGGTACCTCGAAGCGGCCCGGGAGCTCACACGGCGGCACGGGACCGTCCTGATTTTCGACGAGGTCATGAGCGGGTTTCGCGTGGCTTTCGGAGGAATGGTGGAGCGAACCGGCGTGGTCCCCGACCTGGTCACCTACGGCAAGATCATCGGGGGCGGCCTCCCCGTGGGGGCTTACGGCGGGAGCGAAGCCCTCATGCGGCAGGTCTCCCCGTCCGGTCCCGTCTACCAGGCGGGGACATTGTCGGGGAACCCCTTGGCCATGACGGCCGGGCTCACCCTCCTGAAGATCCTGGACCGCGACAGGGCCGCCGTTTACTCACGGCTGGAGGCCCTGGCGGACCGCCTTGGCAAGGGGATGTCCGACGCCGCGAGCGAGGTCGGCGTCCCCCTCACCGTGAATCGAATGGGGTCCATGTTCACGGCCTTTTTCACGGGCGGCCCCGTGGACGATGACGCTTCGGCTCGGACCTGTGACACCGCCCGATTCGGCGCCTTCTTCCGGGCCATGCTCGAGCGGGGGATCTACCTGGCCCCGAGCCAGTTCGAGACGGGTTTCGTCAGCACGGCCCATACGGAGGACGACTTGGACGCCACCCTTTCGGCCGCCCGGGAGGCCCTGGCCGCCCTCTAGAACCCGGCAACACCGGCCGAGACCGTCCGTCCCAGCGAGGACCTTCGAAGCGATCGCATGGGGCCACCGCCCCAGGAGGTCCACCATGGGCAAGCGAGAGTTCTCTCCCCTCCGGATCGGCGACTGGGTCGCCACGCTCCCCGTGATTCAGGGCGGGATGGGGGTGGGTATCTCCCTCTCTTCCCTGGCCTCCGCCGTGGCCGACGAAGGAGGCGTCGGAACCATCGCCGCGGTGGGCATCGGCATGGGCGAACCCGACGTGTACACGAACTTCATCGAGGCCAACGTCCGGGCCCTGAAAAGGGAGATCCGCAAGGCTCGTGAAAGGACCAGGGGGCTGCTGGCCGTCAACGTCATGGTGGCCATGACCAACTACGCTCAAATGGTGAGAGCGGCCGTCGAGGAGAAAATCGACCTCATCCTGTCGGGAGCGGGGCTTCCGCTGGACCTCCCGAAGTACCTTGATTCGGGGTGCCGGACCCGGCTGGCCCCCATCGTCTCCTCCGGCAGGGCCGCCACCATCCTGTGCAAACGCTGGTTGGAGAGGTTCGGGCGGGCTCCGGACGCCATCGTGGTGGAGGGCCCCCTTGCGGGCGGGCACCTCGGCTTCAAGCCCGAGGACCTGACCCAGCCCTCCAACGCCCTGGAAATTCTGGTTCCAGAAGTCGTCGACGCCGTTCGGGCCTTCGAGGACCGAGCCGAGCGGCCCATCCCCGTCGTGGCGGCGGGAGGCGTGTATTCGGGGGGGGACATCCTGAAGTTCGAACGCCTGGGCGCCTCTGGAGTGCAGATGGCCACTCGGTTCGTCACCACCCACGAATGCGACGCCGCTCCCGCTTTCAAGGAGGCCTACCTCAACGCCCGCGAAGGGGACATCGGCATCATCCAAAGCCCGGTGGGACTTCCGGGACGGGCCATCCGAAATGCCTTCCTCGATTCGGTGGAGGCCGGCGAGAAGTCGCCCTTCAAGTGTCCCTATCACTGCATCACCACCTGCGACTACAAGACCGCCCCCTATTGCATCGCCCTGGCCCTCGTGAACGCCCAGAAGGGAAACTTGCGGAGCGGTTTCGCCTTCGCGGGCGCCAACGCCTTCCGGGCCCAGGGCATCCTTTCCGTCCGTCAGATCGTGGAGGCCCTCCGGCGGGAGTACGAGGAAGCCGCGAGCTGAGAACCCTCCGGAAAGGCGCTCCGGCGAATGGGAGTCGTCCCGGAGGCCTTGCGAGCCGGTGAGCCGTGGCGGCCGGGCGCGTCCTCCCGATCCGAAAGTCCCATCAGGTCGGGGGCATCCCTCCTCCGCGGGGCCCTATCCATGCAGGAGCCCCTCCCGGGAAAACGAAAAGTACCCGTTTCCGCCCACGATCAGGTGATCCAGAACCCGCACGTCGATCTGGGAAAGGACGGCCCTGAGCTGCTCCGTCAAGCGGAGGTCGTCGGGGCTCGGCGCCACGTGTCCGCTGGGGTGGTTGTGCGCCAGGATCACGGCCGCCGCGTTTTCCCGAAGGGCCGCCTTGACGACCTCCCGCGGGTGGACCGTGCTCGAGGAGATGGACCCCCTGAACAGCTCCCGATAGGCGAGGACGCCGTGCTTCTGGCTGAGAAAGATGGCCGCGAATACCTCGTGGGGCAAGTCGCGGAGGCGCGGCTTGAGAAAGCGATAGGCCTCCTCCGAACCGGCGAGGGTCTCTTTGCGCAGCACTTCCTCCTCCGTGAACCGCCGCGCCAATTCAAGGGCCGCCGCCACCTGGGCGGCGCGAGCCGGCCCGAGGCCGCCGAAACGGACGAGTTCGGAAGCTTCCATGGCGGCGAGGCCTCGAAGGGAACCGGCGCGCACGAGAGCCTCACGGGCCATTTCCAGGGCCGTTGTTCCCCGGCTTCCTGTTCTGAGCAGGATGGCCAGGAGTTCGGTGGTACTCAGGGAGGCCGCCCCCCGTTTGAGACACCGCTCTCGGGGCCGCTCCTCCTCCGGCATTTCTTTGATTCCCAGCATGGTTCCCTCAGCCATGGGTCACCTCCAGGTGGGAGCGGTGCAAGGGCCCTGCCCGGGTTCGGAGGTCAGGCCTTCCGGTATCCACCTCGCGTGTCAAGAGGCAAGTCCTTCTGGATCAACGGGTTGCAATGACCGCCCTCGGGTCTGCACTGAAAACGGCGCGTCCAAGAAAATTGACTTGCTATCCTGTTGATAACATGGACGTTAGCAAACCCGTCCAGGAACCGGATTGGAAGGTCCCTTCCAGGAATCCACACGACATCGCCTATTTAACTGATTTGTAAGGACATCTCCCATGCCGGTCCTCCTGGCACGCCCCCTGCTCCGTTCCGGGCGTACCGGCGGGGCGGTCCCCCGGACAAAGACGCAGAGGAGGCGAACATGCGGAACATGACCCAGAAACTGGTGGCGGTGGTGACCATGGCGTTGGTGGCGGGGGGGCTCTGCCTTTCTTCCCTCCCGATCCTGGCCCAGACCCCTGGAGGCGCCAAGGCCCAGACCGTGGACTCGGCCAAGGCCCCCAAGGCGACGGCGGGCCGGAAGGCCAAGGCCCTGCCCGCGGGGAAGGTGGACCTCAACACGGCCTCGGCCGAGCAGCTGGCCACCCTTCCGAAGATCGGCCCCAAGATGGCCCAGCGGATCGTGGACTACCGAACGGCGCACAAGGGCTTCAAGACCATCGAGGAGCTCCGGAATGTGAAGGGGATCGGCCCCAAGGTTCTGGACGGGCTTCGGCCCCACCTCTCCCTGTAGGGAAATGGACCGGATCGAGGGCGGCGGGGCGTGCCACCCCGCCGCCCCTTTTCTTGTTCGGGAGATGAACCATGGACGTGCAACGGAAGACCGCAGGTGAACGGGAGAGGGGATCGAGCTGGATTGAAGGCCTATTGACCGTGGCCGCGCTCGGAATGGCCGCCGTGGTCGCCGCAGGGGCTCTGAATCGCATCGCCGGACAGTCGGCCACCCGCAGCCTCGCCTCCGAGGTGAAAGCCCTGGTCGCCGAAGCGGCGACCCGGGCCGTTTGCGAACGGACGTATGTGGGAGTGGTCTTTTCCGACTCCGAAAACGGGGTGACCGCCCGGCTATACCGTGACGGCGACGCCGATGGCGTGAAGCGTGAGGACATCCGGCGAGGAATCGACCGGCCTCTCGGGTCGGCCAGGCCGCTGAAGCAGCCCTGGGCGAGAGTGGGCATCCCCCCCGAGGTCCGCACCGACCCGGCCGGGAACCCCCTCCCCCCGGACGATCCCGTGCGCTTCGGGAAAGGGAACACCTGGAGCTTCAGCCCCACCTTCACAGCCACGCCAGGAACCCTTTACCTGCGGGACGCGGAAGGCAAGGAGGCCTGGGCCTTTCGGGCGGCGGGAATCGACGGACGGATGCGCCTGTACCGGTGGTTCAAGGGGACGTGGACGCGGTGGGGGTGAGACCCGCCTCGCGGAGGGCTTTCTTCGCCCCGCGGCTTGGACGGGCTATTTCTTGGAAAGCTCGATGAGCACCTGTTTTGCACAGGCTTTAAGCGTGTCAAAGACGCCGATCCCCTTGACGGCCACCGCTTCGAATACGGGCTCGTCTTTGAAGCGGAGCTGCCGGAGCATCTCCTCCACCGGGACCGCCGTGGGCAGGTCGCGCTTGTTCAGCTGAAGCACGTAGGGGATGGCCCTCAGATCGAACCCATGCTCCTGGAGGTTGGCCTCCAGGTTCCGGATGGACTCGATGTTGGCGTCCATCCTCGGTTCCTGAGAATCGGCCACGTACACCACCCCGTCCACCCCCTTCAGGATGAGCTTGCGGGAGGCGTCGTAAAAGACCTGGCCGGGGACCGTGTACAGGTGGAAACGGGTCTTGAACCCCCGAATCGTGCCCAGATCCAGGGGAAGGAAATCAAAAAAAAGCGTGCGATCCGTCTCGGTGGCGAGGGAGATCAGTTTTCCCTTGGCCTGGGGATTCGTCTTTTCGTAGATGTACTGGAGGTTGGTGGTCTTTCCGCACAGCCCCGGCCCGTAGTAGACGATCTTGCAGTTGATCTCTCGGGAGGCATAGTTGATAAAGGACATGGCCCGGACTCCCCCGCCTCTACTCGTTGAAGAGCGCGTCGATGTCCGCGTCC contains:
- the argF gene encoding ornithine carbamoyltransferase, with the translated sequence MFGKDLISIHDLTVEQVAAILDTALKVKANPEDFEDFLAGCTMAMIFEKPSLRTRVSFETGMTQLGGHAIYLGPNDISLGKRESVPDIARTLDRMVDLIMARTFAHESITTLAEYAEVPVINGLSDYSHPCQVLADFQTILEKKGDLKGLTLAYVGDGNNMAHSLMFIGAKTGVNVRIVCPKGYEPKTAAVALAVEDAKETGAVIEVTNDLDGGVRGADVVYTDVWASMGMEAEAEARKAIFAPYQVNAALMAKAKEDAIFMHCLPAHRGEEVTEEVLESWQSVVFDEAENRLHAQKAVILRLMVAEGELD
- the recA gene encoding recombinase RecA, translating into MEISKERKKAIEAAVQQIERQFGKGSIMSLGERGAKVKVPVVPTGSLSLDLALGIGGLPRGRVIEIYGPESSGKTTLALQVVAEVHRQGGMAAFVDAEHALDPEYAARIGVNVDNLLISQPDTGEQALEIAEALVRSGAIDVIVVDSVAALVPKAELEGEMGDSHVGLQARLMSQALRKLTGIVSKSNTMIIFINQLREKIGVMFGNPETTTGGRALKFYASVRLDIRRIANLQAASGEAIGGRVRVKVAKNKLAAPFKQAEFDILYGVGISKAGDLLDLGVEHRVVEKSGTWYGYGEVRLGQGKENARQYLVDNPKLMDEIEAKIRAKVGVAVEPSGSGPQKSE
- the hemL gene encoding glutamate-1-semialdehyde 2,1-aminomutase — encoded protein: MEHARSKELMGRAVRRIPGGVNSPVRAFRSVGGDPPFIRRARGAYLWDEDGNRFIDYVGSWGPMILGHDHPQIREALEKALSDGTSFGAPTRLEVEMAEFLCDRLPHLEMVRMVNSGTEATMSAIRLARGATGRDKIVKVACCYHGHGDSLLVEAGSGALTFGTPSSPGVPKGLAADTLVIPFNDVGALERVLEAHPEEVACFIVEPLPGNVGTLLPRAGYLEAARELTRRHGTVLIFDEVMSGFRVAFGGMVERTGVVPDLVTYGKIIGGGLPVGAYGGSEALMRQVSPSGPVYQAGTLSGNPLAMTAGLTLLKILDRDRAAVYSRLEALADRLGKGMSDAASEVGVPLTVNRMGSMFTAFFTGGPVDDDASARTCDTARFGAFFRAMLERGIYLAPSQFETGFVSTAHTEDDLDATLSAAREALAAL
- a CDS encoding nitronate monooxygenase family protein yields the protein MGKREFSPLRIGDWVATLPVIQGGMGVGISLSSLASAVADEGGVGTIAAVGIGMGEPDVYTNFIEANVRALKREIRKARERTRGLLAVNVMVAMTNYAQMVRAAVEEKIDLILSGAGLPLDLPKYLDSGCRTRLAPIVSSGRAATILCKRWLERFGRAPDAIVVEGPLAGGHLGFKPEDLTQPSNALEILVPEVVDAVRAFEDRAERPIPVVAAGGVYSGGDILKFERLGASGVQMATRFVTTHECDAAPAFKEAYLNAREGDIGIIQSPVGLPGRAIRNAFLDSVEAGEKSPFKCPYHCITTCDYKTAPYCIALALVNAQKGNLRSGFAFAGANAFRAQGILSVRQIVEALRREYEEAAS
- the radC gene encoding DNA repair protein RadC, whose protein sequence is MGIKEMPEEERPRERCLKRGAASLSTTELLAILLRTGSRGTTALEMAREALVRAGSLRGLAAMEASELVRFGGLGPARAAQVAAALELARRFTEEEVLRKETLAGSEEAYRFLKPRLRDLPHEVFAAIFLSQKHGVLAYRELFRGSISSSTVHPREVVKAALRENAAAVILAHNHPSGHVAPSPDDLRLTEQLRAVLSQIDVRVLDHLIVGGNGYFSFSREGLLHG
- a CDS encoding helix-hairpin-helix domain-containing protein; amino-acid sequence: MRNMTQKLVAVVTMALVAGGLCLSSLPILAQTPGGAKAQTVDSAKAPKATAGRKAKALPAGKVDLNTASAEQLATLPKIGPKMAQRIVDYRTAHKGFKTIEELRNVKGIGPKVLDGLRPHLSL
- a CDS encoding GTPase domain-containing protein, with the translated sequence MSFINYASREINCKIVYYGPGLCGKTTNLQYIYEKTNPQAKGKLISLATETDRTLFFDFLPLDLGTIRGFKTRFHLYTVPGQVFYDASRKLILKGVDGVVYVADSQEPRMDANIESIRNLEANLQEHGFDLRAIPYVLQLNKRDLPTAVPVEEMLRQLRFKDEPVFEAVAVKGIGVFDTLKACAKQVLIELSKK